One stretch of Prochlorococcus marinus XMU1402 DNA includes these proteins:
- a CDS encoding F0F1 ATP synthase subunit gamma, which translates to MANLKEIRDRIVSVKNTRKITEAMRLVAAAKVRRAQDQVLKSRPFADKLARVLENIQSRVQFEAVDSPLLSKRDVKSITLVCITADRGLCGGYNTNIIKKVEIRYAELVKQGYQPNLVLVGKKAIGYFQNRKDRYVIKSTFKELEQVPTVKDSEGITNEILAEFLSENSDRVEIIYTKFITLVSCAPVVQTLLPLDPQGIAEENDEIFRLTTKDSKLLVEKSNIEKSDLEKLPSDIVFEQSPDQLLDSLLPLYLQNQVLRALQESAASELACRMTAMNNASDNAKELASTLNLTYNKARQAAITQEILEVVGGSSV; encoded by the coding sequence ATGGCAAATCTTAAAGAGATTAGAGATCGAATAGTTTCCGTTAAAAATACAAGGAAAATAACGGAGGCGATGAGACTAGTTGCGGCTGCTAAAGTTAGAAGAGCTCAAGATCAAGTTCTTAAGAGTAGACCTTTTGCAGATAAACTTGCACGGGTCTTAGAAAATATTCAATCTAGAGTACAATTCGAGGCTGTCGATTCTCCTCTATTATCCAAGAGAGATGTAAAGAGCATCACTTTGGTTTGCATAACTGCAGATAGAGGATTATGCGGCGGTTATAATACAAACATAATAAAAAAGGTAGAAATAAGATATGCAGAATTAGTAAAACAAGGGTATCAGCCAAATTTAGTTTTGGTAGGAAAGAAAGCTATTGGATATTTTCAAAATAGAAAGGATAGATATGTAATTAAAAGTACTTTCAAAGAACTAGAACAGGTACCAACAGTGAAGGACTCTGAGGGTATTACAAATGAAATTTTAGCTGAATTTCTCTCAGAAAACTCTGATAGGGTAGAAATTATTTACACGAAATTCATCACTCTAGTAAGTTGCGCACCTGTAGTTCAAACACTATTGCCACTTGACCCTCAAGGAATTGCTGAGGAAAACGATGAAATTTTTAGGTTGACTACAAAAGATAGTAAGTTACTTGTTGAAAAATCAAATATTGAAAAAAGTGATTTAGAGAAGTTACCTTCAGACATTGTCTTTGAACAAAGTCCTGATCAACTATTAGATTCGTTATTACCATTATATTTACAGAATCAGGTACTAAGAGCGCTTCAAGAGTCGGCAGCTTCAGAACTCGCTTGCAGGATGACTGCTATGAATAATGCGAGTGATAATGCTAAAGAATTAGCAAGTACTTTGAATCTAACTTATAACAAAGCCAGACAAGCAGCTATTACACAAGAAATATTAGAAGTTGTAGGAGGTTCATCAGTTTAG
- a CDS encoding NAD+ synthase — protein sequence MKFLLAQINPIVGDLEGNAKKILFIASQASSTSADLVLTPELSLWGYPANDLLLKKHLIKNQYQILDQLALDIKKKYGNMSITVGIAEIINDSFFPNLYNSIALLERGEWKIIARKIILPTYEVFDEKRYFRSEEKVSVLIKEVNNKTWRLGFTICEDLWVNKNIEGRGIHKKNPIFDLKKKKVDILVNLSASPYTFKKLELRTKVSSFAAQYLQVPLIYVNQVGANDNLIFDGNSFILDKKGSKIKQLKSFSEDLSSWDIKQTKPQNNKFEKSDMSSIFDALVLGVRDYAQKCGFKTALIGLSGGIDSALVSAIATAALGSNNIYCVSMPSKWSSSHSKSDAKDLARRLKINFNSIPIENLMSSFEESFLKTISFKMAEITNQNIQSRIRGTLLMALANQEKHLLLSTGNKSELAVGYCTLYGDMNGGLSVIGDLYKTNVFQLSNWLDSEDSINHRKSYMLDTNVNIIGENIRTKAPSAELGPNQLDTDSLPPYPILDNILKGIIEEKKDLQQLEEDGYKKELLLKIISLIKKAEFKRKQAPPILKISSQSLGSDWRVPIAISY from the coding sequence ATGAAGTTTTTACTTGCTCAAATAAATCCAATTGTTGGCGATTTAGAGGGCAATGCAAAAAAAATACTTTTTATTGCTTCGCAAGCTAGCTCAACTTCAGCTGATTTAGTTCTTACTCCAGAATTATCATTATGGGGATATCCAGCAAATGACCTGCTTCTAAAAAAACATTTAATCAAAAATCAATATCAAATTCTTGACCAATTAGCTTTAGATATCAAAAAAAAATATGGAAATATGAGTATCACAGTAGGGATAGCTGAGATAATAAATGATTCTTTTTTCCCAAATCTTTATAATTCTATTGCATTGCTTGAGCGCGGTGAATGGAAAATAATTGCTCGCAAAATTATTCTTCCTACCTATGAGGTATTTGATGAAAAAAGATACTTTAGATCAGAAGAAAAAGTTTCCGTATTAATAAAAGAAGTTAATAATAAAACTTGGCGACTTGGTTTTACTATATGTGAGGATTTATGGGTCAACAAAAATATAGAAGGCAGAGGAATTCATAAAAAGAATCCAATTTTTGATTTAAAGAAAAAAAAAGTTGATATCTTAGTAAATTTATCGGCCTCCCCATATACCTTCAAAAAGTTAGAGCTACGAACCAAAGTTTCCAGTTTTGCTGCTCAATATCTTCAAGTACCGTTGATATATGTAAACCAGGTTGGAGCAAATGATAATTTAATTTTTGATGGAAATAGTTTTATTCTTGATAAGAAAGGATCTAAAATTAAGCAATTAAAATCTTTTTCAGAAGACCTCTCCAGTTGGGACATTAAGCAAACAAAACCTCAAAATAATAAATTTGAAAAGTCTGATATGTCATCAATTTTTGATGCATTAGTTCTTGGAGTGAGGGATTATGCTCAAAAATGCGGTTTTAAAACAGCTTTAATTGGACTTAGTGGTGGAATTGATTCAGCACTAGTTTCAGCAATTGCGACAGCTGCTCTTGGCAGTAATAATATTTATTGCGTCTCAATGCCCTCCAAGTGGAGCTCATCTCATTCAAAAAGTGATGCGAAGGATTTAGCGAGAAGATTAAAAATAAATTTCAATAGTATCCCAATTGAAAACTTGATGAGCTCTTTTGAAGAGTCTTTTCTAAAAACCATATCATTCAAGATGGCTGAAATAACAAATCAAAATATTCAATCAAGGATCAGAGGAACGCTTTTAATGGCTTTAGCAAATCAAGAAAAGCATTTATTACTTTCTACAGGAAATAAATCAGAGCTAGCTGTGGGATATTGCACACTTTATGGTGATATGAATGGGGGATTATCGGTAATTGGGGATTTATACAAAACTAATGTTTTTCAATTATCCAATTGGCTTGATAGTGAGGATTCAATTAATCATAGAAAATCATATATGTTAGATACCAATGTAAATATAATTGGAGAAAATATACGAACTAAAGCTCCAAGTGCCGAATTAGGTCCTAATCAATTAGATACTGATTCTCTTCCACCTTATCCTATTTTAGATAATATTCTTAAAGGAATTATTGAAGAGAAAAAAGATTTACAACAACTAGAAGAAGATGGTTATAAAAAAGAATTACTTTTAAAAATAATCTCACTTATAAAAAAAGCGGAATTCAAAAGAAAGCAGGCTCCACCTATTCTTAAAATAAGCAGCCAATCATTAGGAAGTGACTGGAGAGTGCCAATTGCAATATCTTATTAA
- a CDS encoding DUF3326 domain-containing protein, with protein MENSPTIFIIPTGIGCEVGGFAGDALPTAKLLASASGCLITHPNVMNGGTLSEKDKNIFYVEGYSLDRLAKGEIALKRVKQQKIGIIFDSAIESQILVRHLQVADACVSTLGINVHSYVITKKPLKIVIDSDSSKISGGIIENPDTLIDAGKCLIEKGVTAIAIVAKFPDDSDSSETNIYREGKGVDPISGVEAVISHLISKFLKVPCAHAPALNPIEFNENLDPRAAAEEIGYTFLPSVLIGLSNAPDIVELPAKNELISLHPDQIESIVVPDGALGGEAVLSGIEKGLNIISVKNQNTLNVTNKLYDYPNLFEVDNYLEAAGIILAIKKGINLDSVKRPLKKIQHCSYSD; from the coding sequence ATGGAAAATTCACCAACAATATTTATTATTCCAACTGGTATTGGCTGTGAAGTAGGAGGTTTTGCTGGGGATGCACTTCCTACCGCTAAATTATTAGCATCTGCAAGTGGATGTTTAATTACTCATCCAAATGTTATGAATGGCGGTACTCTTTCTGAAAAAGATAAAAATATTTTTTATGTTGAAGGCTATAGTTTAGACCGACTTGCTAAAGGAGAAATCGCTTTAAAAAGGGTTAAGCAACAGAAAATTGGGATAATTTTTGATTCAGCCATTGAAAGTCAAATATTAGTACGACATTTACAAGTTGCTGATGCATGTGTCTCTACTTTAGGGATTAATGTTCATTCTTATGTGATTACAAAAAAACCATTAAAAATAGTTATTGATTCTGATTCTTCAAAAATAAGTGGAGGCATAATTGAAAATCCTGATACTCTAATTGATGCTGGAAAATGTTTAATAGAAAAAGGAGTTACGGCTATAGCAATTGTGGCAAAATTTCCAGATGATTCAGATTCTTCAGAAACAAATATTTATCGAGAAGGAAAAGGAGTTGATCCTATTTCTGGAGTCGAAGCAGTTATAAGTCATTTAATAAGCAAATTCTTAAAAGTGCCCTGCGCTCACGCACCTGCTTTAAATCCAATTGAATTTAATGAAAATTTAGATCCTCGTGCAGCTGCAGAAGAAATAGGATATACTTTTTTACCATCAGTACTGATTGGGTTAAGCAATGCACCTGACATTGTTGAATTGCCAGCAAAAAATGAATTAATCTCACTTCACCCTGATCAGATTGAATCTATTGTTGTTCCTGATGGGGCACTAGGTGGAGAAGCAGTACTATCAGGAATTGAAAAAGGTTTAAATATTATCTCTGTAAAAAATCAAAATACATTAAATGTGACAAATAAGTTATATGATTATCCCAATCTTTTTGAAGTGGATAATTATTTAGAAGCTGCAGGCATAATTCTTGCAATCAAAAAAGGCATTAACCTTGATTCAGTTAAACGGCCTTTGAAAAAAATCCAACATTGTTCTTATAGCGATTAA
- a CDS encoding nicotinate-nucleotide adenylyltransferase: MKKSIALFGTSADPPTIGHKKILEELSKIYAFTISYVSNNPKKKHTEDISIRSHLLKTLIQDLDNPKILFNQRVSSQWAVESIKKCKEIYEFNNLDFVIGSDLIKDIFYWKNFDKIIEEVSFFIILREGYPVESKTLKMLKNHNVKFKVSTIKIPKISSSKFRLNFNCSNLPTSLIDIVKKNNLYESTKLVE; this comes from the coding sequence ATGAAAAAAAGTATTGCATTATTTGGTACTAGTGCAGATCCTCCTACCATTGGACATAAAAAAATACTTGAAGAATTATCCAAAATTTATGCTTTCACCATTAGCTATGTGAGCAACAATCCCAAAAAAAAGCATACAGAGGATATCTCAATTCGCAGCCATTTATTAAAAACCCTTATACAAGATTTAGATAATCCTAAAATTTTATTTAATCAAAGAGTTAGTAGCCAATGGGCTGTAGAGTCAATTAAAAAATGTAAAGAAATTTATGAATTTAATAATTTAGATTTTGTTATTGGGAGTGATTTAATTAAAGATATTTTCTACTGGAAAAATTTTGACAAAATTATAGAAGAGGTTAGTTTTTTTATAATTTTAAGAGAGGGATATCCTGTGGAGTCAAAGACTCTTAAAATGTTAAAAAACCATAACGTGAAATTTAAGGTTTCAACCATTAAAATCCCAAAGATTTCAAGTTCTAAATTTAGATTAAATTTTAATTGTTCTAATTTACCAACCTCATTAATAGATATAGTTAAGAAGAATAATTTATATGAATCCACTAAATTAGTTGAATGA
- a CDS encoding DUF697 domain-containing protein, protein MKKRINKNYFLLKNWWESIDFTNYEKSFFNREIIYFNQQLFRFKEKKIRIGAYGKSGVGKSSVLNSLLKKDIFKIDIINGSTREIQAQELNLKDQTLNSVEFLDSPGFDFCDIKFPDKVYSYIKNSDLILFIISGDLNRNELSEINSFIKDGKKIIIIFNKIDLFNKLELREIIENIKLKLPQDLNIPIIVNHENNLRDYITEIINQHGEELLTLNSLQSADKLFLQIKEQRLKRRQKLAQSTIGKFSTIKASTVALNPFILIDVAGSFAIDTALISELSKIYGFNLKDESTTKIFKNISINNLFLGVTQVGVNTSFNLIKKVILLTAPFTNGLSLVPYGPIAIIQAAVAVYSTKILGKLAAKEIFIRSKASFIEPYTIIQNIKLNEPEIFKYMNIYLSKRNLNNNFVSFLP, encoded by the coding sequence ATGAAAAAGAGGATTAATAAAAATTATTTTCTTTTAAAAAATTGGTGGGAGAGTATTGATTTTACCAACTATGAAAAAAGTTTTTTTAATAGAGAAATCATTTATTTTAATCAACAACTTTTTAGGTTTAAAGAAAAAAAAATAAGAATCGGCGCATATGGTAAATCAGGCGTAGGTAAATCCTCTGTTTTAAATTCTTTATTAAAAAAAGATATCTTCAAAATTGATATAATCAATGGGAGCACAAGAGAAATACAAGCTCAAGAATTGAATCTTAAAGATCAAACACTCAATAGTGTAGAGTTTCTAGATTCTCCAGGATTTGATTTCTGCGATATTAAATTCCCAGATAAAGTTTATTCCTATATAAAAAACTCAGATCTAATTTTATTTATAATCTCGGGAGATTTAAATAGAAATGAATTAAGCGAAATTAACTCTTTTATTAAAGATGGGAAAAAAATTATTATTATTTTTAACAAAATAGACCTTTTTAATAAACTTGAATTAAGGGAAATAATAGAAAATATAAAACTTAAGCTTCCACAAGATTTAAATATTCCTATAATTGTTAATCATGAAAACAATCTTAGAGATTACATAACAGAAATAATAAATCAACATGGTGAGGAATTATTAACACTAAATTCTCTTCAATCAGCTGACAAATTGTTTCTGCAGATAAAAGAGCAAAGGTTGAAAAGAAGGCAGAAATTAGCTCAATCAACAATAGGTAAATTTTCGACCATAAAGGCATCAACAGTAGCTCTTAATCCTTTTATTTTGATTGATGTTGCCGGTAGTTTTGCAATAGATACGGCATTGATTAGTGAATTAAGTAAGATTTACGGCTTTAATTTGAAAGATGAATCTACAACAAAAATATTTAAAAATATTTCTATTAATAATTTATTTTTGGGCGTTACCCAAGTCGGAGTTAATACATCTTTCAACCTTATTAAGAAAGTAATTTTATTAACGGCACCTTTCACCAATGGGCTATCATTGGTACCTTATGGACCTATAGCAATTATTCAAGCAGCAGTAGCAGTGTACTCTACAAAAATCCTTGGTAAATTAGCCGCTAAAGAGATATTTATAAGAAGCAAAGCTTCCTTTATAGAACCTTATACAATTATTCAAAATATTAAACTTAATGAACCAGAGATTTTCAAATATATGAATATCTATCTATCAAAAAGAAATTTAAACAATAATTTTGTTAGTTTTTTACCTTAA
- a CDS encoding 2Fe-2S iron-sulfur cluster-binding protein: MPEYNIKVQFEQKTLSFLCPEDQDIISAAKMNGIDLPSSCCSGVCTDCASMILEGSVDQEDAMGLNDDLREKGFALLCVAYPKSDLNIVIGKEVEDDLYNDQFGKYQK; encoded by the coding sequence ATGCCTGAATACAATATAAAAGTTCAATTTGAACAAAAGACTTTAAGTTTTTTATGTCCCGAGGATCAAGATATTATTTCAGCGGCAAAAATGAATGGAATAGATTTACCAAGTAGTTGTTGTTCTGGAGTTTGTACAGATTGTGCTTCTATGATATTGGAAGGATCTGTAGATCAAGAAGATGCTATGGGATTAAATGATGATTTAAGGGAAAAGGGCTTTGCACTTTTATGTGTGGCATATCCTAAGTCAGATTTAAATATTGTTATTGGTAAAGAAGTAGAAGATGATTTATATAATGATCAATTTGGTAAATATCAAAAATGA
- a CDS encoding CNNM domain-containing protein has translation MEPSVYGLVFLILIILIGSACCSGVEAAFLAVNSIRVLEIASKQKPKSTANQLLKLRRHLGRTLTVITITNNGFNIIGSLILGVYGTLVIKSSYGLTLFSIAFYILVVLVGEVLPKALGTRFSVQIALLSVPILRILNTLMRPFLVLIEQIFPVITAENEISTDEEEIRQMAKIGSQKGLIEADEAAMIFKVFQLNDLKAKDLMIPRVSVPCLNGSSSLEEISKLIMFDSSPWWVILGDKVDKIQGVVKRESMLAELINGENKKLLSDISEPVDYIPEMIKADQLLTRFDKNHKGVKVVVDEFGGFVGIIGAEAVLSVLAGWWKK, from the coding sequence ATGGAACCAAGCGTTTACGGTTTAGTTTTTCTTATATTAATTATATTAATTGGGTCAGCATGTTGTTCGGGAGTAGAAGCTGCTTTTTTAGCTGTAAATTCAATTCGAGTTCTAGAAATAGCATCAAAACAAAAACCAAAAAGTACTGCAAATCAACTCCTTAAACTTAGAAGACATCTTGGACGGACATTAACTGTAATTACTATTACTAATAATGGATTTAACATAATTGGAAGTCTTATCCTCGGTGTATACGGAACATTGGTGATTAAGAGTAGTTATGGCTTAACCCTTTTCTCAATTGCTTTTTATATATTAGTTGTTCTAGTTGGAGAAGTACTACCAAAAGCTCTTGGAACAAGATTTTCCGTACAAATAGCATTACTTTCTGTTCCAATCTTAAGAATATTAAATACTTTAATGCGGCCGTTCTTAGTATTAATAGAACAAATATTTCCAGTTATTACTGCAGAAAATGAAATTTCAACTGATGAAGAAGAAATTAGACAAATGGCAAAAATTGGTAGTCAGAAAGGTTTAATAGAAGCTGATGAGGCAGCAATGATATTTAAGGTTTTTCAATTAAATGATTTAAAAGCAAAAGATTTAATGATCCCTAGAGTATCAGTACCCTGTCTTAATGGCTCTTCTTCTCTTGAAGAAATTTCAAAACTCATAATGTTTGATAGCTCTCCATGGTGGGTAATTTTAGGGGATAAAGTTGACAAAATACAAGGGGTAGTTAAGCGCGAGAGTATGTTAGCTGAATTAATTAATGGGGAAAATAAAAAATTATTATCAGACATTAGCGAACCTGTGGACTACATTCCCGAAATGATCAAGGCTGATCAATTATTAACAAGATTTGACAAGAATCATAAAGGAGTGAAAGTAGTAGTAGATGAATTTGGGGGATTTGTGGGGATTATTGGTGCAGAAGCTGTTTTATCTGTATTAGCTGGCTGGTGGAAAAAATAA